The region GCGGTGTATTTACTTTTAACTTCACTTTGAAAATAAAAATCAATTATTTTAAAACTTTGAAAAGCCACTGATAATGAAAGAAGTCCAATAATATAAAGTGTCGTTGTGCTTTCTTGTTGATAATAAAGAACTGGCAACATAATAAACACCATCGCCATAAAGCCTAAGGTCCTTAAAACCATTGCTGTGCCTATAATCTGATCTCTTTTTTCAGGTGTTTTTACCAGTTCTTTTACTACTATTTGATCTAAACCTAGTCCGGCTATGGCAGTAAATAAATACACAAAAGACTCTGAATAACTTAAGGTTCCATAATCATTAGGTCCTAAATATTTTGCAATCCATATACCTACAAAAAAAGCATCGATAACTCGTACGCCTTTTTCTACTAGAAGCCATAGTGCGTTATTGAAATACCTAGATATTTCTACAGATTTGAATATTTTAGATAACAATATTTTAATTTTCTATATAAGCCGCATACATCATCTCCACTCCTTTTTCCAGCTCCACCTCGTGTTTCCAGCCCAGCTTATGAAGCTTGGATACATCAGTGAGTTTGCGTGGGGTACCGTCTGGTTTTGAGGCGTCCCAATCGAGATTGCCTTGATAACCTACGGTCTTTTTGATCAGCTCTGCCAAGTCTTTGATGGCAATATCTTCTCCTGTCCCTATGTTAAGATGGGTATTTCTTATGTCTTTGTCAACTCCTTTTACCTCCTTAAAATCAATATTTTCCATTAAATAAACGCAAGCTTTGGCCATATCATGTGACCATAAAAATTCCCGTTTAGGAGTTCCTGTTCCCCATAACGAAATGCCGTTTTCTGTGATGCCATTTTTTTGTAATTCCGCTTTCACTTCGACAAGCTCTGTGCGGCGCGCGATTTTATAGTCCACACCTAAATCCTCACATAAAGCTTGCTCATTGCCTTGCATCAACAACTTGCCTAGATGCATTTTACGAATCAATGCTGGTAGTACATGAGATTTTTGTAAATCAAAATTATCATTAGGCCCATACAAGTTGGTAGGCATCACTGAAATGAAGTTGGTGCCGTATTGTAAATTATAGCTCTCGCACATCTTGATACCCGCAATTTTTGCAATGGCATAAGGTTCGTTGGTATATTCTAAAGGCCCGGTAAGCAAACTGTCTTCTGACATAGGTTGTGGCGCCATTTTAGGATAAATACAGGTGCTTCCTAAAAACAATAATTTCTTCACCCCATTCAAATAACTCTGATGTATCACATTATTCTGAATCATCAAGTTTTTATAAATAAAGTCGGCTCTATAGGTGTTGTTTGCCACAATACCTCCTACACTTGCTGCTGCCAGAAATACATATTCTGGTTTTTCATCAGCAAAAAATTGGGCGGTAGCTTGTTGGTTGGTAAGATCTAATTCTTTGTGAGTGCGCAAGATAAAGTTCGTAAAACCTAAGTCTTTTAACTCCGTCACAATAGCGCTTCCCACCAGACCACGATGCCCAGCAATGTATATTTTTGAAGATTTCTCCATTCTTTATTCTTAGCCTATCCTAAATCCTCTCCAGGGGTGAGGACTTTTTTCTTAATGATTTGTATTTATATGTTCTTTATAATAACTTTTCCAATCCTAAGTACTTCACTTTGGAATGAACTTCTATATTCCATATTCTTTACTCAAAAGCCTCTTAGCCTATCCTAAATCCTTTCCAAAGGAAAGGACCTCATTTCGATCGTTTATTGCTTTCATCTTATATTAAAGCGCTTCTTTTATAAAACACACATCACAACTTCTATATTCCATATTCCTCAATCGATATTCTTTACTCAAAAGCCTCTTAGCCTATCCTAAATCCTTTCCAAAGGAAAGGACCTCTTCTCGATCGTTTATTGCTTTCATCTTATAT is a window of Nonlabens sp. MB-3u-79 DNA encoding:
- a CDS encoding GDP-L-fucose synthase family protein — translated: MEKSSKIYIAGHRGLVGSAIVTELKDLGFTNFILRTHKELDLTNQQATAQFFADEKPEYVFLAAASVGGIVANNTYRADFIYKNLMIQNNVIHQSYLNGVKKLLFLGSTCIYPKMAPQPMSEDSLLTGPLEYTNEPYAIAKIAGIKMCESYNLQYGTNFISVMPTNLYGPNDNFDLQKSHVLPALIRKMHLGKLLMQGNEQALCEDLGVDYKIARRTELVEVKAELQKNGITENGISLWGTGTPKREFLWSHDMAKACVYLMENIDFKEVKGVDKDIRNTHLNIGTGEDIAIKDLAELIKKTVGYQGNLDWDASKPDGTPRKLTDVSKLHKLGWKHEVELEKGVEMMYAAYIEN